The following are encoded together in the Deinococcus soli (ex Cha et al. 2016) genome:
- a CDS encoding DMT family transporter, with protein sequence MILAAAVLWGLLGILGKQAQAAGLDPLEVAFWRAALAGGLYAAHAAVTRARLPRGRDLLITAAFGVAGVSIFYGSYQLAVRAGGASLASVLLYTAPAFVAVMGWAFLRERLGRRELLAVAGTLGGIALISLGGGQGVTVTPAALAWGLTAGFTYSLYYLYGKAFFTHYAPPALLAVALPVGAVVLLPFVTFTEKTPGAWGSLGAIAVFSTYLAYLAYSWGLRHLPATRASVIASLEPVVAATLAALLFGERLSVLALLGAALVIGAALLLSVGPSDTERHPPAE encoded by the coding sequence ATGATCCTGGCCGCCGCCGTCCTGTGGGGCCTGCTGGGCATCCTGGGCAAGCAGGCGCAGGCCGCCGGGCTGGACCCGCTGGAGGTCGCCTTCTGGCGCGCCGCCCTGGCCGGGGGACTGTACGCCGCGCACGCCGCCGTCACCCGCGCCCGCCTGCCGCGCGGACGGGACCTGCTGATCACCGCCGCGTTCGGCGTGGCGGGCGTGAGCATCTTCTACGGGTCGTATCAGCTGGCCGTCCGCGCGGGCGGCGCCAGCCTCGCCAGCGTGCTGCTGTACACCGCGCCCGCGTTCGTGGCCGTGATGGGCTGGGCCTTCCTGCGTGAACGCCTGGGCCGCCGGGAACTGCTGGCGGTGGCCGGCACGCTGGGCGGCATCGCCCTGATCAGCCTGGGCGGCGGGCAGGGCGTGACCGTCACGCCCGCCGCGCTCGCCTGGGGCCTGACTGCCGGATTCACGTACAGCCTGTACTACCTGTACGGCAAGGCGTTCTTCACCCACTACGCGCCGCCCGCGCTGCTCGCCGTGGCCCTGCCGGTCGGGGCGGTGGTCCTGCTGCCCTTCGTGACCTTCACGGAGAAGACACCCGGCGCGTGGGGCAGCCTGGGCGCCATCGCCGTATTCAGCACCTACCTCGCGTACCTCGCGTACTCCTGGGGCCTGCGCCACCTGCCCGCCACGCGCGCCAGCGTGATCGCCAGCCTGGAACCCGTCGTGGCCGCCACCCTGGCCGCCCTGCTGTTCGGTGAGCGGCTCTCGGTGCTGGCCCTCCTGGGCGCGGCCCTGGTGATCGGCGCGGCCCTGCTTCTGAGCGTCGGCCCCAGCGATACCGAACGCCACCCGCCAGCCGAATGA
- a CDS encoding glucodextranase DOMON-like domain-containing protein encodes MLALLAPQTRLTDPAADARGDGGYVLPTRPAFTQDMLDLRALDTRGTPQGMQFTVTYGQLGNPWNSPAGFSAGVTDIFVKGALGGQATLGDSGLRTSGGGWQYHLRVSPGGSTLTEVDAQGNERPLAAPTVQVSGTNLIVQTAVPEGRYGYWVTNSVYSPLTRDGVLRPTTAQNPAALQAGRADAPVPVDVMAAPGDTQAYTRGTLAPVGETRDLVGIGLLALGGVGLLITVIATVFVWRRLNPHVRP; translated from the coding sequence GTGCTGGCCCTGCTCGCCCCTCAGACCCGACTCACCGACCCCGCCGCGGACGCCCGTGGCGACGGCGGGTACGTGCTCCCCACCCGCCCCGCCTTCACCCAGGACATGCTGGACCTGCGCGCCCTGGACACCCGCGGCACCCCGCAGGGCATGCAGTTCACCGTCACGTACGGCCAGCTGGGCAACCCCTGGAACAGCCCGGCGGGTTTCAGTGCGGGCGTGACCGACATCTTCGTGAAGGGCGCGCTGGGCGGACAGGCGACACTGGGGGACAGTGGCCTGCGCACCAGCGGCGGCGGCTGGCAGTACCACCTGCGCGTGTCGCCGGGCGGCAGCACCCTGACCGAGGTGGACGCCCAGGGCAACGAGCGCCCGCTGGCCGCGCCGACCGTGCAGGTGTCCGGCACGAACCTGATCGTGCAGACCGCCGTGCCCGAGGGCCGCTACGGTTACTGGGTGACGAACAGCGTGTACTCCCCCCTGACGCGCGACGGCGTGCTGCGCCCCACCACCGCACAGAACCCGGCAGCCCTCCAGGCGGGCCGCGCCGACGCGCCCGTCCCGGTGGACGTCATGGCTGCCCCCGGCGACACCCAGGCGTACACGCGCGGCACGCTCGCCCCGGTCGGCGAGACCCGGGACCTCGTGGGGATCGGCCTGCTCGCGCTGGGGGGCGTGGGCCTGCTGATCACCGTGATCGCCACCGTGTTCGTGTGGCGGCGCCTGAATCCCCACGTGCGGCCGTGA
- a CDS encoding ABC transporter ATP-binding protein, which translates to MTATQPASATTGATTPTLSVHNLSRVYPSGDGQVQALAPFTHAFPPGLTAVVGPSGSGKSTLLNLLAGFDTPTTGHVQVGDTDLTALSETSRADLRLRHYGFVFQNHNLVSILSAQENVEFPLTLAGLSPRDRQARARELLALVGLERRADHLPSQLSGGEAQRVAIARALAGNPGVLLADEPTGNLDTRTGERILALLRGAADAGRTVVLITHDRDIAAQADHHLSVRDGVVTPG; encoded by the coding sequence ATGACCGCCACACAGCCCGCCTCTGCGACCACAGGCGCCACCACGCCCACCCTGAGCGTTCACAACCTGTCGCGCGTGTACCCCAGCGGGGACGGGCAGGTGCAGGCCCTCGCGCCCTTCACGCACGCCTTCCCGCCCGGCCTGACCGCCGTCGTCGGCCCCTCGGGCAGCGGCAAGAGCACCCTGCTGAACCTCCTGGCGGGCTTCGATACGCCCACCACCGGCCACGTGCAGGTCGGCGACACCGACCTCACCGCCCTGAGTGAAACCAGCCGCGCCGACCTGCGGCTGCGGCACTACGGCTTCGTGTTCCAGAACCACAACCTCGTGAGCATCCTCAGCGCGCAGGAGAACGTCGAGTTCCCCCTGACGCTGGCGGGCCTGTCCCCCCGCGACCGGCAGGCGCGCGCCCGCGAGCTGTTGGCCCTGGTGGGCCTGGAGCGCCGCGCCGACCACCTGCCCAGCCAGCTGTCCGGTGGGGAAGCGCAGCGCGTCGCCATCGCCCGCGCGCTGGCCGGGAATCCGGGCGTGTTGCTGGCCGACGAACCCACCGGGAACCTCGACACCCGCACCGGCGAGCGCATCCTGGCGCTGCTGCGCGGCGCGGCCGACGCGGGCCGCACGGTCGTGCTGATCACCCACGACCGCGACATCGCCGCGCAGGCCGACCATCACCTCAGCGTGCGTGACGGGGTGGTCACGCCCGGCTGA
- a CDS encoding DUF4127 family protein, translated as MRRTSFLLKACLPLMLLGAADAQTLLPLDSRPATRVLPALIGGLRGDALRVPEAALLGTATRGADAAALGAWLDAQPRTGPLIVSLDALAYGGLVQSRTSPLSAPEALARLEPLRTWTERTGQPVYAFVTLPREPDATDRARNLEVVRAVIGWAREGRLKELDVTWDDALPGSPAPQEGAALAQGAPANVRVYPGADEVLSMLTARALAPEAATVRVEYSDPAAAQQVMKYEGIPLTQSAANHAQGSGFQVVDGKADLTLFVFNGGDPRRAALRVSTLLRAGRVAVADVAQVNLGNPRFWADLRTLRQHANLQALAAWGTPGNNLGTALAHAKLARGADPVRQDALLAREFANDVIYSSEVRAQLRKLIPEAQLNSPQAQATLMRLAGEFFPLRVGDTYTLGEAALPWGRSFEWDFTLDQQP; from the coding sequence ATGCGCCGCACCTCTTTCCTTCTGAAAGCCTGTCTGCCCCTCATGCTGCTCGGCGCGGCGGACGCGCAGACGCTGCTGCCCCTGGATTCCCGCCCCGCCACGCGGGTGCTGCCCGCCCTGATCGGGGGCCTGCGGGGAGACGCGCTGCGCGTGCCGGAGGCGGCGCTGCTGGGCACGGCGACGCGCGGCGCGGACGCGGCGGCGCTGGGGGCGTGGCTGGACGCACAGCCGCGCACGGGGCCGCTGATTGTGTCCCTTGACGCGCTGGCGTACGGGGGGCTGGTGCAGTCCCGCACGAGCCCGCTGAGCGCGCCGGAGGCCCTGGCGCGGCTGGAGCCGCTGCGCACCTGGACCGAACGGACGGGCCAGCCGGTCTACGCGTTCGTCACGCTGCCGCGCGAGCCGGACGCCACCGACCGCGCGCGGAACCTGGAGGTGGTGCGCGCCGTGATCGGCTGGGCGCGCGAGGGCCGCCTGAAGGAACTGGACGTCACCTGGGACGACGCGCTGCCCGGCAGTCCCGCCCCGCAGGAGGGCGCCGCGCTGGCGCAGGGCGCCCCGGCGAACGTGCGCGTGTACCCGGGCGCGGACGAGGTGCTGTCCATGCTGACCGCCCGCGCCCTGGCCCCTGAGGCGGCGACGGTCCGGGTGGAGTACAGCGATCCCGCCGCGGCGCAGCAGGTCATGAAGTACGAGGGGATTCCGCTGACGCAGAGTGCCGCCAATCACGCCCAGGGCAGCGGGTTTCAGGTCGTGGACGGGAAGGCGGACCTGACGCTGTTCGTGTTCAACGGCGGTGACCCGCGCCGCGCGGCGCTGCGGGTCAGTACGCTGCTGCGCGCCGGGCGGGTCGCGGTGGCGGACGTGGCGCAGGTGAACCTCGGCAACCCACGCTTCTGGGCGGACCTGCGCACCCTGCGCCAGCACGCGAACCTTCAGGCGCTGGCGGCGTGGGGCACGCCGGGGAACAACCTCGGGACGGCGTTGGCGCACGCGAAACTGGCGCGCGGTGCCGATCCGGTCCGGCAGGACGCGCTCCTGGCCCGCGAGTTCGCGAACGACGTGATCTACAGCAGCGAGGTCCGCGCCCAGCTGCGCAAACTGATCCCGGAGGCGCAATTGAACAGCCCGCAGGCCCAGGCGACCCTGATGCGGCTGGCCGGGGAGTTCTTCCCGCTGCGGGTGGGCGACACCTACACCCTGGGGGAGGCGGCGCTGCCGTGGGGCCGCTCGTTCGAGTGGGACTTCACACTCGATCAGCAGCCCTGA
- a CDS encoding ABC transporter permease — MKASDLWRLAWRGLTRRRVRTFLTALGITVAVASMVIFLSLGEGIRKVFTSELGGIGPDIQLSLTPLSQGLALHPNLPQDTVGQLQALAPELGLQTVTPVVMAVRGGLDPTQSVVLYGLPASGGIGAVFPNTALAQGRLLLPADEQTGAAVVGAKAAQNLRLGLGSTLNLNRRASVKVVGVLAPQSGLVDNFIFMPLTPLQRSEGAEGRVSLVAVKLNDPRQARAVATSISDRLNLEAATQSDFLGFIERALRISDAVRFGISLIALIVGGLAVANTVMMGVFERTREFATLRAIGARPAFVRALVLTESLLLSLVGGVGGVLLGLVGIVVVNLYTQQLAGIDAAALTPRLTLLALGISFLLGLLSGLLPARNASRLSITDALGRV, encoded by the coding sequence ATGAAAGCCAGTGACCTGTGGCGACTCGCGTGGCGCGGCCTGACCCGCCGCCGGGTGCGCACCTTCCTGACCGCGCTGGGCATCACGGTGGCGGTCGCCAGCATGGTGATCTTCCTGTCCCTGGGCGAGGGCATCCGCAAGGTGTTCACCAGCGAACTGGGCGGCATCGGCCCGGACATCCAGTTGAGCCTCACGCCGCTGTCGCAGGGACTGGCGCTGCACCCGAACCTCCCGCAGGACACCGTGGGGCAGCTCCAGGCGCTCGCGCCGGAACTGGGTCTCCAGACGGTCACGCCGGTCGTGATGGCCGTGCGGGGCGGCCTGGACCCCACCCAGAGCGTCGTGCTGTACGGCCTGCCCGCCAGCGGCGGGATCGGCGCGGTCTTCCCGAACACGGCACTCGCCCAGGGCCGCCTGCTGCTGCCCGCCGACGAACAGACCGGCGCGGCCGTCGTGGGCGCCAAGGCCGCGCAGAACCTGCGGCTGGGCCTGGGCAGCACCCTGAACCTCAACCGGCGCGCCAGCGTGAAGGTCGTCGGCGTGCTGGCCCCGCAGTCCGGGCTGGTGGACAACTTCATCTTCATGCCGCTGACGCCCCTGCAGCGCAGCGAGGGCGCCGAGGGCCGCGTGTCGCTGGTCGCCGTGAAACTGAACGACCCCCGGCAGGCCCGCGCGGTCGCCACGAGCATCAGTGACCGCCTGAACCTGGAGGCCGCCACGCAGTCGGACTTCCTGGGGTTCATCGAGCGGGCGCTGCGCATCAGCGACGCCGTGCGCTTCGGGATCTCCCTGATCGCGCTCATCGTGGGTGGACTGGCGGTCGCGAATACCGTCATGATGGGCGTCTTCGAACGCACCCGCGAGTTCGCCACGCTGCGCGCTATCGGGGCGCGGCCCGCGTTCGTGCGCGCGCTCGTCCTGACCGAGTCCCTGCTGCTGTCGCTGGTGGGCGGCGTGGGCGGCGTCCTGCTGGGCCTCGTGGGCATCGTGGTCGTGAACCTGTACACGCAGCAGCTCGCCGGGATCGACGCGGCGGCCCTCACGCCCCGCCTGACGCTGCTCGCGCTGGGCATCAGCTTCCTGCTGGGGCTGCTCTCGGGCCTGCTTCCTGCCCGCAACGCCAGTCGCCTGAGCATCACCGACGCCCTCGGGAGGGTCTGA